Within the Stenotrophomonas sp. 610A2 genome, the region CAAAGCCCTGCATGCCAGTTCAATGCGGTTGGCGTCGTCGGCCGGCGCCCATCGTTCCCACAATGCCTTGGGAGCATTGCCGAACATTGCACCGCCATCGAGTTTTTGCGAGTTACCGCGGATCGACCATAGTTTCATATGAAAAATTCTACCCGCAGCGCGTTAAATATTCGCAAGGAATCGGTGGCGGATAATTGACGCCGGGGTACAGGTGGGGAACGCGGTGGTGTGCGCGGTTTGGTTGGAGCCGGCGATTGCCAATAGCTTCAGTACCAGGGTTGCGTGAGGTGGCATTACATTGTGGGAGCGGCGTCAGCCGCGAAGCTGACGCCGCTGAAGCGCTTGGCAACTGTAGCAACTCATGATTTACCTGCCTCGCGGCTGACGCCGCTCCCACAAAAAAATCCGATGCCAGCAACTGGCATCGGATTCTGGGGAACTCAAGCGTTCCAGTGAACAGCATTCCCGTCGAAACGGGGCTTGCTCGTTATCTCAGTCAGCCTTGCCTGACTTGCGAACCTCGGCACTGCCTACCGGGTTACGCGGATCGCTGCCGCCGCTGAGCACATTGCTGCGTCGATCCCACTCCACCGTCTGCAGGTTGCCCCAGACGTGGCTGGAACCACGACCGCCTTCGGCCGAGTCACCCGGCAGTTCAACCTTGTGGCCCATCGCCTGCAGCTGCTTGGCGACTTCCGGCGAGAACGCACCGGTCTCCGCCGAAATCTCATCCGGCAGCCACTGGTGGTGATAGCGCGGCAAGGCAGCTACCTGCTGTGCGTCCAGGCCAGCGTCATAGCCGAGGATGCCGAGCAGGACCATGGTGATGATGCGGCTGCCACCCGGCGTACCGATCACCACGACCTTGTCGTCGTTCTCCATGAACGTCGGCGTCATCGAGCTGAGCATGCGCTTGCCCTTGGCCGGCGCGTTGGCGGCATAGCCCATCACGCCGAAGGCGTTGGGTGTGCCCGGCTTCAGCGCGAAGTCGTCCATCTCGTTGTTCAGCAGCACGCCGGTGCCGGCCGGGATCAGACCCGAGCCATACAGCAGGTTCACGGTCTGGGTGCCACCAACGCGGTTGCCTTCGCTGTCGATGATCGAGAAATGCGTGGTCTCATCATCTTCCAGTGGCGTCGGGTTGCCCGACAGCAGGTCACTCGGCGTGGCCTTTTCCGGATGGATGGTTGCGCGCAGACCCTGCGCGTAATCGCGGCTGGTCAGCACCTTCTGCGGGATGTCGACGAAGTCCGGGTCGCCCAGAAAGAAGGTACGGTCGCGATAGGCACGACGCATCGCTTCCACCACCAGGTGGGTGCTATGCGCCTGGTCCATCTTGTTCAGATCCCAGGGTTCCAGGATCTGCAGCATCGAGGCCAGCGCGATACCGCCGGAGGATGGCGGCGAGGCCGTGGTGATCTTCCAGCCACGGTAGTTGAACACGATAGGCTCGCGGGTCTTGACCGTGTAGCCGGCCAGTTCCTCGGCAGTCCAGCGGCCGCCGGCCTGCTTCACGCCAGCCAGCAGCTTGCGCCCGGTCTCGCCGCGGTAGAAACCATCAAAGCCGTTGGCGGCCAGCAGCTGCAGCGTATGCGCCAGCTCCGGCTGCTTGAAGATATCGCCCTCGGCAATCGGCTTGCCGTTGCGCAGGTAGACCTCGCGGGTGCCCGGATAGCGATCCATCACTTCGCGACGGCTGGCATAGCCACGGGCCATGCGTGCATACACCGGGAAACCATCGGTGGCGACGCGGATTGCCGGTGCCAGCGACTCGCCCAGCGGCAACTTGCCATGCTCGCGCGCCAGCTTCACCAGCGCTGCTGGCAGGCCGGGGATGCCGGCCGACCACGGGCCATTGACCGAGCGGTCGCGGTCCAAGTTGCCGTTCTTGTCCAGGAACTGCTCGGGCGTTGCGGACTCGGGCGAGGTTTCGCGCGCATCCAGCATCAGGTCCTTGCCGGTCTTGGCGTCGTGCAGCAGGAAGAAGCCGCCACCGCCCAGACCCGAGCTGATCGGCTCGACCACGGCCAGGGTGGAGGACACGGCCACCGCGGCATCGAACGCATTGCCGCCCTTGCCGAGGATTTCCATACCAGCTTGAGTCGCCAGACTATGGCCGCTGGCGATTGCAGCGCCATCGGGATGTGCGGCGCGGGCCGGTGCGGTATCGGCTGCCCACGCGGCCGGTGACAGCACCAGTGCGAACAGCAGCAGGGAACGGGCAACGAGTTTCATGCCGTTGGATTCTCCGATTGGTAAAACTCAGGGTGATCGCGTTGCAGGCCGGCCAGTTTGGCCAGCAGCTGATCTTCGGTTTCGACGATATCCGGGTCCGGGTCGATGCATTCGACCGGGCACACCACCACGCATTGCGGTTCATCGAAATGACCGACACATTCGGTACAACGGGCCGGATCGATCACATAGATCGTCTCGCCCATTGCGATAGCCTGGTTGGGACAGGCCGGCTCACAGACGTCACAGTTGACGCAGAGCTCGTTGATTTTCAAAGACATTGCTGCGGTGTTCCCGTCAGAGCGGGGCTTGCAACCGGCGCCTGCCGGTTCATCGGTCCTGCTGTTCATGGGCTGCCAAGGGCAGCGCCGACAGCAAGCTTACCGGATACTGGTTTTGCCGGGGTCGAGGTCACCGCTTCCACAGCGTTCTGCGGATGTGGATGCTGGCCCGTGGAGCCGATTGAGCGGGTATGCGCTGCGTTGACCCGGCTCACCTCAGGCCAGAGCGGGGCCCAGGTGGTGGTTGAAACTGGAACCAGAGCCAGGCCTACGAAGAAAAGCCCCCCCTTCACGGGGATGAGGTCCTGGCAGAGACGGGGCCGCTGCGCGGCCCCGTCCCAGTGCGTCACTTGGCTTCGACGAAGATGTAGTCGGCGCCGGTCGGCTTGACGATGGTCTGCACGCGGGCGTTGTCAGCGGCGTCGCCGATGAACACCACGCGCACACCCTTCATCGAGTCAGCCTGCACGTCCTTGAAGCCGGTTTCGATCAGGTCGCCCATCTTTGCCGAATTCGACGAACCGAAGGCCAGCATGTTGCCCGGCTGGATACCACGGCCGATGGCGGTGGTTGCGCTCTCAACCTGACGGTCGTACTTGGCAGCGAATTCCGGGTCCGATGCCGGCGGCAGGTAGTACAGGAACGGGCTGGCGGTGATGTTGCCCATGTTCTGCACGGCAACTGCCTGCAGGTACTTCTTCCAACCCGCGTCGTCATCCTTGGCCGGGGCGACCAGCGCCTGCTGCGCTTCGACTACCGGTGCTTCTTCTTTCTTGCAGGCGGTTACAGCCAGCACCATCGAGGCGGCAAGCAGCACGCGCATCGTGTTCTTCATGATCGTTCTCCCGTTGAAAAGTGGTGTTACAAAAAAATTTACTGTCCGCGTGCTTCGCGGGCCTTGCGCAACGCTTCAAGCACAGTAGCCGGCACGAAGCCGGAGACATCCCCGCCCAACCGGGCGATTTCACGCACCAGCGAGGAGGAAATGAAGCTGTGCTGCTCGGAGGGGGTGAGGAACAGCGTCTCCACCTCCGGAATCAGATGTCGGTTCATGCTCGCCATCTGGAATTCATATTCAAAATCGGACACCGCGCGCAGCCCGCGCAGTAGTACCCCGCCGTGCACCGAGCGCACGAAGTGGGCCAGCAAGGTGTCGAAACCGACCACTTCCACGTTCTCGTGGTGCTGCAGCGCTTCCACCGCCAAGGCAACCCTCAGCTCCAGCGGCAGCGTCGGGCCCTTGGACGGGCTCTGCGCCACGCCAACTATCACCTTCTCGAACAGCGGCGCGGCACGGTTCACCAGGTCGATATGACCATTGGTGATCGGGTCGAAAGTGCCCGGGTATACGGCGATGCGGCGATTGGCTGAGGTCATGCGGGTTCGGTCGCGTTCATGTCGCCGCGAAGTGTAGCAGCGGCTCGGCGATAGAGGGCATAGGCCACCTCGCGGGTACTGCCCTCGCGGCGCAGTTGCCATTCCGGCGGCAACTGCAGCGCCGCGCCTACCGGCGCTTCCA harbors:
- a CDS encoding YfhL family 4Fe-4S dicluster ferredoxin, with the protein product MSLKINELCVNCDVCEPACPNQAIAMGETIYVIDPARCTECVGHFDEPQCVVVCPVECIDPDPDIVETEDQLLAKLAGLQRDHPEFYQSENPTA
- the coaD gene encoding pantetheine-phosphate adenylyltransferase; its protein translation is MTSANRRIAVYPGTFDPITNGHIDLVNRAAPLFEKVIVGVAQSPSKGPTLPLELRVALAVEALQHHENVEVVGFDTLLAHFVRSVHGGVLLRGLRAVSDFEYEFQMASMNRHLIPEVETLFLTPSEQHSFISSSLVREIARLGGDVSGFVPATVLEALRKAREARGQ
- the ggt gene encoding gamma-glutamyltransferase, producing the protein MKLVARSLLLFALVLSPAAWAADTAPARAAHPDGAAIASGHSLATQAGMEILGKGGNAFDAAVAVSSTLAVVEPISSGLGGGGFFLLHDAKTGKDLMLDARETSPESATPEQFLDKNGNLDRDRSVNGPWSAGIPGLPAALVKLAREHGKLPLGESLAPAIRVATDGFPVYARMARGYASRREVMDRYPGTREVYLRNGKPIAEGDIFKQPELAHTLQLLAANGFDGFYRGETGRKLLAGVKQAGGRWTAEELAGYTVKTREPIVFNYRGWKITTASPPSSGGIALASMLQILEPWDLNKMDQAHSTHLVVEAMRRAYRDRTFFLGDPDFVDIPQKVLTSRDYAQGLRATIHPEKATPSDLLSGNPTPLEDDETTHFSIIDSEGNRVGGTQTVNLLYGSGLIPAGTGVLLNNEMDDFALKPGTPNAFGVMGYAANAPAKGKRMLSSMTPTFMENDDKVVVIGTPGGSRIITMVLLGILGYDAGLDAQQVAALPRYHHQWLPDEISAETGAFSPEVAKQLQAMGHKVELPGDSAEGGRGSSHVWGNLQTVEWDRRSNVLSGGSDPRNPVGSAEVRKSGKAD